The genomic DNA cctgttataaggttttgaaccctctgttatatggttttgaacccttctggTTTGATtcatttttttttgggtaaagggttaacccggtgattctatatattcacaaaacAGAAAAACAAGTAGTATGGAAAGCCCATACTAGTTCTAACATGGGACAACCCCCCATGAAAGTAAAACAAGAAAACGAGACAATTAGTTCACAATTCAACACCCACTAGACAATAATCTAGAAAAAACAACCTAGCCACCAATCATAAACAACTAGCCAGCGTCGACAAGCATCGAGTCATCGTGAATATCCCACAGCTCTAGAAAGCGTCTGACTTTATCCATTCTCTTGTACTTAGCTCCCATAAGTTTGTATCGAACTGTCTGAAGAATCAAAGAGATAATAATATCTGGAGGTCTCGTTTGATTTTTAAACAGTCTAGCGTTTCGCTCTTGCCAAATGAAATACACTGAAGCTGCCACAATGAGCCGACTTGAATAATTGAAAACCGATTTAGACGCACCTCTAGCTAAGAGCCAATTCGTCACATCTATCCACTTCGGGTCAACCGTACCCATATTCACCTTATCCCTAACCGAGCACCAAATCTGAGCCGAGAACTTACATTCGAAAAACAGATGCTCGTGAGAGTCATTATTTTCGAAACACAATAAGCAGCACATCATGTTCATGTTCTTTCTTCTCGTCAGATCCCATTGAAGAATTTTGTCCTGGGTCAAAAGTTTCCTACGCATGATGAGCCACATAAGGAAAGCATGCCGAGGAATACATTGAGAAAACCATACCACATTCACCCAGTCTACTTCCGTCTCCCTAGCACGGATAGATTGCCACACACACGCAGACGAATGATCATACGATTTATCACCATCTTTCCAAAGAAATCTATCTCTACTATTCGGGTTAAGTTGCAGGTTATCAAGTTGAATCAAAACCGGAAACAAATCTGGCCAAGCCGTAGGCCACTTCCAAGATCCATCCGCCCAAACATCCTTGACCGAATCATGAAGGGAGAACCCAGCTGCATGAATGATACGAGGAGATATGAAACTGGCTAAAGGCCCGCACTCACACCAACGGTCATACCACGCGGATGTCATCCCACCATCACCAAGCTTAGACCAAACATGATTCCTAATAATCGGTCGTAACTGGAGGATTTTTCTCCAACTCCAGCAGCACACCGAAGGAATTCTACACTCCCAAAAATTAGTATTCCTTAACCTGTTggaatagatccattgaacccaaAGAGAATCTCGCTTGGTAATAATGCTCCATATATGCGAAACCATAAGAACTTTATTAACATCTTGAATTCTTCACAACCCAAGGCCTCCTTCATATTTCGGCTTACATATAGAATTCCACGAAACCTTAGTTTTCCCTTTTTGAAAGGAACCATCTTCCGACCACAAAAAATTCCTCATTTTTGTTTCTAAATCCTTGATAACCCTAGCCGGCAGAATTAACACAGAGGCCCAAAAAATGTGCATAGAGGATAAAACAGAAAGAATAAGCTGAACTCTACCCGCAAAAGACAAGAGCCGATTCTTCCAATTTAAGATACGCTTCTCCAATCTCTCAATTAAAATGCTACAATCTTTGTATAGGAGCCTAGTCGAAATCAACAGGACCCCCAAATACCTGACTGGTAACTCACCTTCGACAAAGGACATAATTCCTAGAATAGCCCCCTTGACATGCTGCGGAACATTACAAAAGAAACTGGTACTCTTTTGAACATTCGGAATCAAGCCAGACATACGAGAGAATTGAGAGAGAGCATTCATAATACATGTAGCCGATCTCACATCCCCTCTAGCAAATAGAAACAAATCATCCGCAAAGCAAAGATTGATGATGCGTTGACGTTGACACTTGTTATGGAATCTGAAAGACGAATCAATAGAAGAGGCTTGTTGTAACTTACACGTCAATACTACCATCACCAACGTGAAAAGGTAAGGAGAAATAGGATCTCCTTGTCGGAGGCCACGTTTGCCCTTGAAGAAACCATGAACACTACCATTCACACAAACTGAATATGACGGAGTAGAAACGCAAAGCATAATCCACTTTATCATCATCTGGTTGAACCCGAATCCCAGTAAAACATCTTCAAGAAAATTCCAATGCACAGTATCATAAGCTTTTTGGATGTCAACCTTGAACGCACACCTAGGAGGCCCATAATCtttatgataattatgcattaaCTCCTGCGTAAGAAGAATATTGTCCGATATTTTCCTACCAGGAACAAAAGCTGATTGATTTATACTGACAATCTCATTAAGGGCCACCTTCAACCGATCAGACAGAATTTTACTAATACACTTGTAAATAACATTGCAACAAGCAATGGGACGAAAATCTTTTACCGTAGCAGGGGTAGTCATTTTAGGTAAAAGTACAATAAGTGTATGATTTATCTCCTGGAGCAACCGACCTGAAATAAAGAAATCCATAACGGCATTTGTAACATCCGTACCAACAATCTCCCATGAGCTCTTAAAAAAAGCCGCTGTGTACCCATCAGGACCCGGAGCTTTATCATTACCAATAGCAAACAAAGCCGATTTGATCTCCTCCACTGTGATAGCCCGAATCATGTCATCAGCCACGTTCTGACTTAGACGATTCTGAAAAATCTCCGGCGACAAAAACGAAGAGATATCACCTTCACACCCTAAAAACGTCTCATAATAGTTGACAAAAGCCTCAGGAACGGCTTGGCCTTCACAAAAAATCCCATTTATATCAGTAATACCTTCAATACGAGTTCGATGGTTTCTAGTTTTCAGCGACAAATGAAAAAATTTAGAGTTAGCATCCCCCGCTCGTAACCAAGCCACTTTAGAATTTTGCTTTAGAAATCGTTCCTCATCAAGGCACGCTTCTTGGAAAACTCGAGTAgcaattgtgacaactcgtaatttcaAGTCTTCTCTATTTACTGATTTCTTTTCACATTACATGTTATGTTTTAATTTACGAATGCGCTACATGTTATGTGTGTATGGTAACTATACGTGAGACCGTTAAACGGGGTATATGTACTTGACGTGTATGAACTAAAGGAAGGAACCATTTAAATaaattgttttattttaattaattggGTAGTTGGATGTTagtgaagttttttttttgttaacgtgACACATTCACCTCGCACACCCCTTCTTGAGTCGCACACCTCTCTTTTAATTAACTAGCTTAAGGAGTTAGACTTGGACCCATAACTTCGGTCGACACCACATTGAGCCCGGCCCACTTGTTTTAAGGGAATATACACCAAATGGGAAGTAAAGATTTCATTATCTGATAAGCACAAAACCTATCATCAAACTCTAATCCCCTTTATCCCTCCTGTGAAGCCGATAGCAAAGCCCAAACAAGGTTGAAACATGGGCCGGCTAGTAATGAAGTATGGGCCGGTTAGCATGGTTATTCGTATAAACTCATATACGTGAAGAAAATTGTGTGAAATCCTTTTTCATATTAACATTTACATTCAGCAAACCCTAACTACCCTTCCCACTTTTCCTCGACGGCAACCCACGTCTCCGCTACTCGGAGCTCCGTGTCTTTATCCAGCACACGCACACGCACACGCGGTGTTATAAACTCGGAACCAGGTTAGAAATCGCCACCCTTGTATGATAATAATCTTGCATGAACATTCACTGATTGAATTGGTTACTCAGTTTTGACACTCGTTATGTATATGCCTGTGATTTACTGGAGATATGATGCTCGATTCATGCTAATGTTGAATTAAATGGAACATCATATGCTTGCTCTGTTTATATTGATGTTTGGTGAACTGGGTTTCCTCTAAATGTACTACAAAGCATGCTCAAGGTACAACCTGTTTTGCTACATGTTTGAATGCAAGCTTATAAAACAGTAATGTTAAGGTTCTATAGAAACGACAATAAAGATTATGATGTTGCTAGACACTAGGGAAGATTAATAATGAAGACTTGTGTGTGAATGTATGACATAAGTTCTGATCACATGACCTGGACGTATGCGTGAATGATGAATGCGAACCGTACATGTTGAGTTGTATGCGAACGGTTTATGTGTTAGATAGGCGGGCCATGTTTATGTCGCGTAGATGAACCGTGAGTGTGGTTAAACGTGTAAAAActgttatgtatgaatcaagtaGGATGCTATATGTAAATCGGATATGAATGGCTTCATCGAGATCGGGGGTATGTGTGCGTAATCGGCGAACTGTATACACGAGTTATATATGGAACCATGGATGTAGTGCAACCGTATTCATATGTCAAAGTGTGGCGGATTGATATTTAATTGATAAACGGTGAACATTTAGTTGGGTTTATAGATTTCCAAGTTATTAAATCCAAATATTATGATTGGGGGGGAGTGGTTATATAGTACACGACAAATAATAGAATTGAATAATGTATGGTATAAATTAGTAGATCTTGATTGGTGATAGAAAAGCTATTTGAATATTGTCATTGTTTGATCCAGTATGAGGGGGTAGTTATTGGAATTTCAAAGAGGAAGTTGATTGGGTCAACCACACTTTTATTATTATCGCACACACTATATATGATCACACATTTTGTTGGGCCGAGTTAGGATGGGCCGCACTTAAAAGAAAATCAAACGCACATAAATACACATGTTTGGGTCACACAAACACTTGGGCTATTGTACACCTTGGGCCGAACACCTTGGGTAATTGCACAGTTTAGTCGGGTCATACACGGGTTGGGCCACGGGTTGAAATTGGACCGTACCTCAGCTATTGGGCCTGCACTGTTCATGGGTCGCACAAGTTTAACTCAATCGCACACTGTTATGATGAGTAATAATAGATTGCTTGATGTGTATTGAAACATGAACCCTAGTGTAAACTTGTATGAGAACCGAATATCTGTTATATGATCTTGTGATGATAATTGGTGGACACGTTGCATGATAAATTGGTATGACTCGTATGGTGTGTGTTTATGTGTACGTTACTTGTATGTTATGTGCAAAGATTATGAGATCGATGTGTTATGGAACTGACTAttcttggtaaccacggtagggtttggttgaccaacttggaacgggtaaagtAACTTAAgtccgagcaatctaaggtgagttcactacattcgagcatgcgtcccagtggttggggacagtcagtggtttgggtaaaaacgggtatattggttaatattctcacctatcattattgtaagtcccttattatgttacctggagggtaacgggtattagttggtagcgctacttaggtttggcaccctcacaccgctcctggataggacggatgtgaactaatgacccagtcgtggcccagtactagataggagtacgtgggaagggcagtcatgtatttcaggagccgtcttgttcgaattgagatattaacaatattacttgcattggttatcgAACTGTTtcacatacaactggtaacaaacgttttctaaaactgtgaactcgccagctttgtctgatacacttgttacatgctcgcaggtcgttaggtagttgggaacaggaacttgctggctggagggcgtgagtggtcatggttgtATTGATGagtttatttatcaaacatttatttactatggttgtttggaaagtatttacattatgttacgttaacgcttccgctgaacttgatgATTTTCGaattacttatgtttggattttattactattaaatgaagaaactttattttaaacttatggattcaatgtaattggtggctcattactagtggtcacacgcctaacagggatactccctaagtggtaatttgagggtgtgacagtttggtatcagagccactggttatagtgaacttggttttaaaaacatttttataaaaccagactataaccgaacagttctgaaaacaaggatacgaccatgacactcagctccagactgcaaggttcgtctctcgtatactcattgtactgcataactagtgaacacttacatatgatattgcatgcgaTTGCACGCTTAGCACAACGGTATGAATTGATGTActtatgttatgtgattgatggTGTGGTGTTTCCATAGACATTCATGACTCCCGTTTTGTGATGTTgtttgtttgctactcgagtttgaggaaccattcgacatgagttaggaggaactgagatgagcatgcaaatcacaatattattgtgggtgcacacataataataatgtggggtgcatgtgagtcccagtgaggcttgaCAAGTGAAGAAGAGGTTCTGCTCTGttatttgatcaatgtgaaacgTAACAAACCTATAGGAGTCATAGCGGTGATTGTCTCCTTCTCaaacgtgatcttttcactcctctctgaatcATTCTGAATCGCAATGTTATCGAGTATTACCtaaacacccatctgaacgcctagcgaactgcgtagaatgttaggtgcttgtacgaacgtccttGAATTGCAGGTCGCAACGtcgaatgattggtctatacctccCTCACTTCTTACTGCCTGCTGGAACTCgatgtattgacgtcttagatcccaaagtgcgatcacttctgcaacactctcgtaaCAGACCGTGTATTACACATACAACTTGCAGCATCGGTGGACAAAAGGATGAGTGTAGTACTTTAACGACTTCAGTATTTAGACGACCCTGATTACCAACAACGAACATCAGCAATTTGACGCCAATCGGAtctttaaccctagtcagcgacttaTGGGAGTTAACTCTTACGAGTTAATCGGGGCATAAACGATGACGATGGACTACGGTATGAAACGTGAAACTACCAGCACAATGAGTAACGCCTAGTACGTGACATGGAAATGTGACAAGATGGACACtgttggtgaaagatcgtagAGCTCTGTTTCAGGCAATGACATTAGAGGCAACAGCCGTGGCAACAGCAAGTTACTTGTACTTATAACCAACAGTATGGAAATGGAGGTGCCAATAACATGGATTGGCTATTGTTAAATCAagacaacaacaaccaaggaaacgacggcagtactggaaattctcgtaGTAACAACAACACTGGTAGTCATACTCGTGGGGgagcatttaggattggcgtaggcAATGCCGGGCATTATAGCATCATGGTAGCTTGTGAGGGTAGCTAATCGCTTCATCTCTATTCTGTTTAACCTTGATACATCTtgaaactcgaccttgtgggacaagtatTCGACATTTACCCTTGATGGTTTTGTTGGAATAGTTAGTGCGGATCGGTTATCCAGATATTGAGCGGATATACCTTGTGAGAAGAAAATTTTGCGTATCACTCTTTCTAGTGGAGAACCATTATTTGTTCTGAAGCGTCAGAGTGGTGCAAgggttagcgccatttcagctgcGGAAGCCAGAAGAGTCCACGAAGGGACTACTCCGCTATGTTAGCAACTGTTACTGATGTTACGGCTAAGgaaaaagaggatcgaggatccaccaattgtacGTGAATCCCCTCGGTGTGCTACCCGAGGAACTTTTGAgcttacttccacaactgttaggcagaatctcagtttgatcccACGCCAGAGGTAGCCCTGATTCTTCGTACTTCCTACCGTCTTGCACGAGGAGGGCTGCGAAAATTGTCAAATCAACTtcaggaactgttggacaggagtttgtCGGACCTAGTtattcgccttggggagccccagttatatccgtgaagataagcctttttgtaTGCGTATtgattatccagaactcagcAAGGCGACCATCAAGaactgtttgcctcgaccattgtattgataacctattgaccagttacaagggacaagcttccattcgaggattgATTTACGAACAAGCTATTATCAGATGGAAGACCAAGGGACGAATGTTTCTGGAACGGCATATCAAACGCAATACGGCCAGTGCGACCTTATACACCATAAccattgagttaatcaacacaccagcagctttatggaccacatgaaCCGACCGAGTTTAACGATGGCGTTTTGgatcatttccaggagaaaggaacatcatggaCGGCATATGTATCCTATTTTAGAGCTCCTAAGGTACGAGCCACTCCGCGTGAAATATTGTTAAGTGTAACTACTGGATTCGAGAGGTATATTTTTGGTTGTGTAATCAatgaagtgggaatacacgtggatctcacTAGGATCCTTTTtgtagaaactgatcgacaccaaagaccCCTTCGAGGGTATGACAATTTCCTGGTCTCACtagatactaccgcagattcatcacaGGATCATCGAAGATCACATAGCTTCAAactctttagcacagcagggtgcggTGTTTGTGGAAGACAAAACAGCAGGACGGCTATTCAGCTTTCAAATCCCGGCTCTGCAACGCACtaagcatcgtctttacccgaggatgctggtgatctagtggtatatcatgcatgatggttcgaatcagagtcccagttacgcgccgatgcaacgcgagaaggtgatgaCGTACGTAGTAGGATTACAAGAAGAACTGCACAGATCACAACTTGAGATGGAAACCATGGTCTTTGGAtataagttggaggcattacttggacggtacccgatgcgctacttagaccgatcacaagggcctcccgtgtacctttgTTTTGAGAAAGCTAATTACGTGATGGCAACGCTGGATGGAACTCACGAGCAAATACGACTATGGAACCTAAACGCATATGagcttgcagctcactatcgactctgTCCTACCCGATCAGATTCGCTCTGTTCACATCGAAGCGCTGAAGGAAGAGAAATTTTCAAGAttgagtccatgcggggcatggaggagcaaCTTTGGCAAGACGTATGATATTCGCTATCTCGTGGAATGAATGAGGACCTCATTATATAGTAACGGTAGGGGAtttgtgttgagcaaagcacgCCGGCCTCGATATCCTAGTCGTTTGGGTTTTGATGAGAGACATTAGGATTTATGAACCTGtactggtgatcgggcatgaaggcccacctagctaggtatgtgaatgatgtttgactCATGGGAAAGTCAATGTGATGTATCAGCAACTAGAAACAttcatatggaaatgagaacaaaTTGTCAAGGAAACTGCCGAGCCTTCACAAGTTGTGaatattcctctgagagaggcggctttctAGGCGCGAGGTGCCAACCCCTGTTATCTCTGATTTTGATATATACCTTATTTAGGATGGACATTACACAACCCTCTTGGCTCACGCATAGACAGGAGCGTTACTAATCATCATAGGATAAACGGTTTGAGAAAACGAACCATCCTAACACTCGAAGGCATGCTGTGTACAcgtgtgtgattgactttagtGAAATTTGAGGGATATTTACCTATGGATGAGTTCTACTTCGGCAGTTACCATTCTGGTGCTCAGACAGCTCTGTTTGGGGCATTGCCTGGATGATAATTCCAATTTTCTTATTGTACTAAGGagggtgacaacctaatcacagacCCAGGactgtactcgaaactcttgaaGATTGCTTAGAATGGAAATTGTGTGACGGCAACACGCTACTGTCAGGAAAGTTGATACGCTTacgaaacactgggagttcgccGTAGGCGGacgtgtcataatcgaaagcCCCACCCTGGGAGGGTCCAGTATGCTATAGACAACGTGACAAGCTTAGCTTACGATGCGTTGGGATATCCAGATCTCTGGAACGAATCGATAACATGGTTCACAAACTCGACTTAACTGACGAAATGGGATAACGTTCGCGGTGATATTTATGCCTCGAATTTAAGGCAGTGTTGttcgatgaaacacttgtgatatCTTTACCAGAGTCTAAGGTTATCTGACCAGTTGTAATTGTCAGGGAATCTACCAAAAACATGGACCAAGAAGTCAAGGTCCGTTAGCATAAGCCGTATgacaatcgtgagagttcgttaaaactcaagacgtggaccggagttcacgcgGGAACGTAAGGACTTGATAAAACTCTAGTATCCTCAATTGTTCAGGCGGTTGAATCAACGTTCGCTAGCATtggtaaatttcggga from Helianthus annuus cultivar XRQ/B chromosome 7, HanXRQr2.0-SUNRISE, whole genome shotgun sequence includes the following:
- the LOC110942479 gene encoding uncharacterized protein LOC110942479; the encoded protein is MGDFNSALNLEDKSMGSSGISTSMREFQECVNHLQVADIKSIGFHFTWTQKPKKGVGLLKKIDRAMSNIQFVSDYPEAVAMFQPYRVSDHCLCILRINKMVKKKASSFKFANFLVHKPGFLDVVKSQAVPEAFVNYYETFLGCEGDISSFLSPEIFQNRLSQNVADDMIRAITVEEIKSALFAIGNDKAPGPDGYTAAFFKSSWEIVGTDVTNAVMDFFISGRLLQEINHTLIVLLPKMTTPATVKDFRPIACCNVIYKCISKILSDRLKVALNEIVSINQSAFVPGRKISDNILLTQELMHNYHKDYGPPRCAFKVDIQKAYDTVHWNFLEDVLLGFGFNQMMIKWIMLCVSTPSYSVCVNGSVHGFFKGKRGLRQGDPISPYLFTLVMVVLTCKLQQASSIDSSFRFHNKCQRQRIINLCFADDLFLFARGDVRSATCIMNALSQFSRMSGLIPNVQKSTSFFCNVPQHVKGAILGIMSFVEGELPVRIPSVCCWSWRKILQLRPIIRNHVWSKLGDGGMTSAWYDRWCECGPLASFISPRIIHAAGFSLHDSVKDVWADGSWKWPTAWPDLFPVLIQLDNLQLNPNSRDRFLWKDGDKSYDHSSACVWQSIRARETEVDWVNVVWFSQCIPRHAFLMWLIMRRKLLTQDKILQWDLTRRKNMNMMCCLLCFENNDSHEHLFFECKFSAQIWCSVRDKVNMGTVDPKWIDVTNWLLARGASKSVFNYSSRLIVAASVYFIWQERNARLFKNQTRPPDIIISLILQTVRYKLMGAKYKRMDKVRRFLELWDIHDDSMLVDAG